The Alkalihalophilus pseudofirmus nucleotide sequence GTCATGGGATTGCTGAGATTGATCTATATGCACCAGATGACTTATATGACCAAGTGTTAAAAGAGGTCGTTGGTGTGGAAATAAGAGGGAAAGATCACTTGCTCCAGCTCATGCAGGATTTTGCTCATGCTAAAGCTGAATACGATCAAGTAGCAGAGGCTCTAAGAATGGTGAAGCAGACAGGTTACGGCATTGCAGCCCCAGCCCTTTCTGATATGAGCTTAGATGAGCCTGAGATCATTCGTCAAGGGTCAAGATTCGGGGTTCGTTTGAAAGCCGTCGCTCCTTCTATTCATATGATTAAAGTAGATGTAGAGAGTGAGTTTGCCCCAATTATCGGAACTGAAAAGCAAAGTGAGGAGCTCGTCCGCTATTTAATGCAGGACTTTGAAGAGAACCCGCTCTCTATCTGGAATTCTGATATCTTTGGTCGTTCGCTTAACTCTATTGTTCGAGAAGGAATCTCAGCTAAGCTTTCCTTAATGCCTGAGAACGCCCGCTATAAATTGAAAGAAACACTGGAGCGTATTATTAATGAAGGCTCAGGCGGATTGATTGCCATTATCTTGTAATTATATCCTGCCAAAAAAGCAAAAGGTTCCTCACTGCCTGAGGTTCCTTTTGCTTTTTCTTTTCTTAATGTGCTAAGCTTTATATAGTAAGCTATACGTACATACTGGTTATCATCAAATCGTTTGTTTATTGAAATAATGATTGTGAATAAAAGATTGAAATAAAAAATAACTAAATGGTTTTTTATGGACCAAATGAAAGATACGGCAAGGGTTTAAGGAGAGATATGGATGAGCAATGAAAATCAATTTTTTGTGATAAAAGCAAAAGAAAATGGTGTAAATGTGATAGGGCTTACAAGAGGGTCGGATACACGCTTTCATCATTCAGAGAAACTTGATAAGGGAGAGGTTATGATTGCTCAGTTTACTGAACATACTTCTGCCGTCAAAGTGCGGGGAAAAGCAGTGATTCAGACAAGCCACGGCACAATGGATACGGAAGAATAAAAGCAGGGAACCCTGCTTTTATTTACTATCTATAAAGTTTTTCGTTCGTAGGATTATGTAAATTATGCTATAATAGATAGCGGTTTAAGTCAGATAAAAGCAAGTAATTTAGTCGTTTGTTGTGATTTTATGATGGATGCGATTTGGAGGAAGTAAAATGGTGAGGATCAGTCAGTTTAATGACAAAGTAAGAGAACTAAAAAAAAGCTTTAACAGCTTAACGAAGCATTCTTATTTAGAGCGCTATATTGAAGTGCCGGCTATTGATGAGGACAAGGTGCGCTTTTTATATGCGATGCTAAGTGAACATGCATCAAAAAAAGAAGCAAAAGCATATACATTGGCAGCTGTGCTGGCTCAAGCTGCACTTGATGTACATGAAGCGATCTCCCTCCATAAACTCCAAACAGATTCCGTACGAAAAAATCGTCAGCTTACAGTGCTCGCTGGTGATTATTACAGCAGTCTTTATTATTATTTACTAGCAGAAGAAAAGCAAATTCCTATGATTCGCATCTTCAGTCATTCGATTCAGGAAATAAATGAACATAAGATGAATATCTACGAGGCAGATGAGCTTACATACACTGATGCAAAAAGAAATGTAGAAAAAGCAGAATCGATTCTTTTGCAAAATATAGCAAATCATTATAATCAAAATTACTGGAAGGAAATCTTTAATGATTTCTTCTTTTTAAAACGGTTGGTCTTTGAACGCAATGAGTTTATAAAAGGTAAGAACTTGCCCATTATGGAGACTTTATTTCAAGAAGCAAGGCACCCAGATTCAGTGCTTGCGTTATGTGAACAAAAAATAGAAGACTTAAAGGACAAGCTTTTAAATACAAGCCAGCGTCTTCAAAAATATGAGGGCTTTATTATTGAACATATTGATCAGTTAATCAATACAACGGACTACGATGAGTACGTAGCAGAAAAAGGGTGAGGGAAAATGACTCAAACGAAAGAAGAACGTGTTCACCAAGTGTTTGAATCGATCTACAAGCGATACGATATGATGAACTCAGTTATATCTTTTCAACGTCATAAGGCTTGGCGGAAAGATACGATGAAAAGAATGAATGTACAGCCAGGTGATCATGCTCTGGATGTTTGCTGCGGGACAGCAGATTGGACGATTGCCCTTGGGGAAGCTGTAGGTCATAACGGTAAAGTCGAAGGACTTGATTTTAGCAAGAATATGTTATTAATCGGGGAAGAAAAGGTTAAGGAACATAAAATGAAGCACGTTTCCTTGCGTCATGGTAATGCTATGGAGCTGCCTTATGCTGATGAAACCTTTGATGTTGTCACAATCGGCTTTGGGTTAAGAAATGTACCCGACTACATGCAAGTATTAAAAGAGATGCACCGGGTCGTAAAAAAAGGAGGAAAAGTGGTTTGTTTAGAAACATCGCAGCCTACAATTCCTGTCTTTAAAAACCTCTATTTCTTTTATTTCCGCAGGGTCATGCCTGTTTTTGGTAAAGTGTTTGCTAAAAGTTATGACGAATATTCATGGTTACAAGAGTCAACGATGTCGTTCCCAAATCGAGAGAAGCTGGCTGAGATGTTCCGTGAAGCTGGATTTGAACGTGTTGACGTGAAGCCTTACTCTGGAGGGGTAGCTTGTATGCACCTTGGGGTAAAGGGTAAAAATTAGTCAATTAGAATTGGAGCAGATATCGTGGTTAGAAAGTTGAAAATCATCTTAGAAATGATTAAGTTTGAACATACTGTGTTTGCATTGCCTTTTGCCTATTTTGGGGCAATACTCGGAAGTTTTATTGTAAATGAAACATGGCCCACTCTTATGCAATGGGTCTGGATTACTGTTGCGATGGTTGGAGCAAGAAGTGCAGCGATGTCTCTTAACAGAGTGATTGACGAAAAGATTGACAAATACAATCCTAGAACAGCTGACCGTGCTATACCAGCTGGTCTGATTTCAAAAATTGAAGTCATGTTCTTCATTATAATTTCATTTGCCATGTTGATTTACGCTGCCTTTCAATTAAATCAATTAGCCGTTTATTTATTACCTTTAGCGGTATTTTTCCTTGTTATTTATTCCTATACAAAGCGATTTACATGGGCTTGTCACCTTATATTAGGTATTACAATCGCGCTCGCACCATTAGGTGGATGGGTCGCTGTAACCGGATCGGTTTCTTTTGAAGCATTTGTTCTATTTACAGCAGTAGCCCTGTGGACAGCAGGATTTGATGTCATTTATGCGACTCAAGATGCTAATTATGATCGTGAGCGAGGACTATATTCCATTCCTAGCCGATTTGGTATTAGAAAAGCACTTATTCTTGCAAAACTTTTCCACGTCATTAGTTTTGCAGCCTTTTTCCTTTTATTC carries:
- a CDS encoding heptaprenyl diphosphate synthase component 1, which translates into the protein MVRISQFNDKVRELKKSFNSLTKHSYLERYIEVPAIDEDKVRFLYAMLSEHASKKEAKAYTLAAVLAQAALDVHEAISLHKLQTDSVRKNRQLTVLAGDYYSSLYYYLLAEEKQIPMIRIFSHSIQEINEHKMNIYEADELTYTDAKRNVEKAESILLQNIANHYNQNYWKEIFNDFFFLKRLVFERNEFIKGKNLPIMETLFQEARHPDSVLALCEQKIEDLKDKLLNTSQRLQKYEGFIIEHIDQLINTTDYDEYVAEKG
- the mtrB gene encoding trp RNA-binding attenuation protein MtrB gives rise to the protein MSNENQFFVIKAKENGVNVIGLTRGSDTRFHHSEKLDKGEVMIAQFTEHTSAVKVRGKAVIQTSHGTMDTEE
- a CDS encoding demethylmenaquinone methyltransferase codes for the protein MTQTKEERVHQVFESIYKRYDMMNSVISFQRHKAWRKDTMKRMNVQPGDHALDVCCGTADWTIALGEAVGHNGKVEGLDFSKNMLLIGEEKVKEHKMKHVSLRHGNAMELPYADETFDVVTIGFGLRNVPDYMQVLKEMHRVVKKGGKVVCLETSQPTIPVFKNLYFFYFRRVMPVFGKVFAKSYDEYSWLQESTMSFPNREKLAEMFREAGFERVDVKPYSGGVACMHLGVKGKN
- a CDS encoding UbiA-like polyprenyltransferase; translation: MVVRKLKIILEMIKFEHTVFALPFAYFGAILGSFIVNETWPTLMQWVWITVAMVGARSAAMSLNRVIDEKIDKYNPRTADRAIPAGLISKIEVMFFIIISFAMLIYAAFQLNQLAVYLLPLAVFFLVIYSYTKRFTWACHLILGITIALAPLGGWVAVTGSVSFEAFVLFTAVALWTAGFDVIYATQDANYDRERGLYSIPSRFGIRKALILAKLFHVISFAAFFLLFLITPLSWLYLIGVIIAGLIMIYEHSLVSADDLSKVGVAFFTMNGILSLVMFIFTVGDVWL